In the Flagellimonas sp. HMM57 genome, one interval contains:
- a CDS encoding DUF819 domain-containing protein, whose product MNQLPFTEDTVIFGLLCLCLGFVFYTSSLKKGFWKKFYSIIPTLLMCYLLPAILASTGIINETESNTYYIASRYLLPAALILMTLSIDLKAILNLGSKALIMFLTGTIGIIIGGPLAILIVSIFSPETVGGNGFDAVWRGLATIAGSWIGGGANQAAMLEVFQFNQEKYGGMVLIDIVVANIWMAIILLGVGKTKRIDAWLKADTSSIEELKQKVSSHTAKIARVTSVHDFMMMVLYAFAGVGIAHLLGHHFADFLENNFEVIRNKEKILSSLGSKFLWMVVFATAIGIGLSFTKAKNYEGAGASKIGGVFIYILVATIGMKMDLGKVMENPGLIAIGLVWISIHAGLLILVAKLIKAPFFFLAVGSQANVGGAASAPVVAAEFHPSLTSVGILLAVFGYVVGTAGAYLCGLLMEVASNV is encoded by the coding sequence ATGAATCAGCTCCCCTTTACCGAAGACACCGTTATTTTTGGATTGCTCTGCTTATGCTTGGGATTTGTCTTTTATACATCTTCCCTAAAAAAAGGGTTTTGGAAAAAGTTCTATAGTATCATTCCCACTTTACTTATGTGCTATTTGTTACCTGCCATACTGGCAAGCACAGGAATAATAAACGAAACCGAATCCAATACCTACTATATCGCCAGCAGATATCTTTTGCCTGCAGCGCTTATTTTAATGACCTTGAGTATCGATCTAAAAGCAATATTGAATTTGGGCTCAAAGGCACTCATCATGTTTTTAACAGGAACTATAGGTATTATTATAGGAGGACCATTGGCCATTTTAATTGTGTCTATTTTTTCCCCGGAAACCGTTGGCGGCAACGGGTTTGATGCCGTTTGGAGGGGTTTGGCCACCATTGCCGGTAGTTGGATTGGAGGTGGTGCCAATCAAGCAGCTATGCTAGAAGTGTTTCAGTTCAACCAAGAAAAATATGGAGGCATGGTGCTGATAGATATCGTTGTGGCCAATATTTGGATGGCAATTATCTTACTCGGTGTTGGAAAAACAAAGAGAATAGATGCATGGTTAAAAGCCGATACTTCTTCCATTGAAGAATTAAAGCAGAAAGTATCCAGCCATACGGCCAAAATTGCAAGAGTGACTTCTGTTCATGATTTTATGATGATGGTACTGTATGCTTTTGCGGGAGTTGGAATTGCTCATTTGTTGGGCCATCACTTTGCCGATTTTTTGGAAAACAATTTTGAAGTGATTAGAAACAAGGAAAAAATACTCTCTTCCTTAGGTTCAAAATTTCTATGGATGGTCGTATTTGCCACTGCGATTGGCATAGGACTTTCTTTTACAAAAGCCAAGAATTATGAAGGTGCCGGTGCCAGCAAAATAGGTGGGGTCTTTATTTACATCTTGGTAGCCACAATAGGTATGAAAATGGATTTAGGAAAGGTGATGGAGAACCCTGGACTCATAGCAATTGGGTTAGTATGGATTTCAATTCACGCTGGACTTCTAATCCTTGTAGCAAAACTGATAAAAGCACCGTTCTTTTTCTTGGCTGTCGGTAGTCAGGCCAATGTTGGAGGAGCGGCCTCCGCTCCGGTTGTGGCCGCTGAGTTTCATCCTTCATTGACATCTGTCGGAATTTTATTGGCTGTTTTTGGTTATGTAGTGGGCACCGCAGGAGCTTATTTGTGCGGTTTGCTGATGGAAGTTGCTTCCAATGTTTAA
- a CDS encoding DUF4369 domain-containing protein: protein MKKILFLVILGCIVLSCEKKTEKTMTVTGNIKGLKKGTLLFQHFSDSTLVVLDSIQLKGDGAFTFSHEVESPEIFYLHLRKADNNDFNDRITFFGEPGEININTFWNTFDVKAKIKGSKTHEKLMEFNAMISNFNLKELELSQKALLPEFREDSLALDSIQKLVNRNLLGRYRYALNFGMMNGDSYVTPYVMLTEAKEANPKYLDSVYKTLTPEVLDSKYGRQFKTYLGK from the coding sequence ATGAAAAAGATTCTATTTTTAGTCATCCTCGGATGCATCGTTCTTTCATGTGAAAAGAAAACGGAAAAAACCATGACCGTTACCGGAAACATAAAAGGATTAAAAAAAGGAACGCTGTTATTTCAGCATTTTAGCGATTCAACATTGGTCGTATTGGATTCCATACAACTTAAAGGAGATGGAGCATTTACTTTTTCCCATGAAGTTGAAAGTCCAGAGATTTTTTATTTGCACCTAAGAAAAGCGGACAATAATGATTTTAATGATAGGATTACCTTTTTTGGCGAACCTGGGGAAATAAACATAAATACATTTTGGAACACTTTTGATGTTAAAGCTAAAATAAAAGGTTCCAAAACCCACGAAAAATTAATGGAATTCAATGCAATGATTTCCAACTTTAATCTTAAAGAACTTGAACTTTCACAAAAAGCGTTATTACCGGAATTTAGAGAAGATTCATTGGCGCTGGATTCCATTCAGAAACTTGTAAATAGAAACCTGTTAGGACGATATAGGTATGCTCTCAATTTTGGGATGATGAACGGTGATTCATACGTTACACCATATGTAATGCTTACAGAGGCCAAAGAAGCAAATCCTAAGTACTTGGATTCTGTTTACAAAACTCTTACTCCAGAAGTATTGGATTCCAAGTATGGAAGACAGTTTAAAACGTATCTGGGAAAATAG
- a CDS encoding type I phosphomannose isomerase catalytic subunit — MMLYPLKFKPILKERLWGGTKLKNVLNKPSESEITGESWELSGVDGDISEVANGDLKGTPLKRLIEQNGKDLLGKPVVSRFGNNFPILIKFIDAKQDLSIQLHPNDELAKERHNSFGKTEMWYVMDADPGSQLIVGFNRNVEKDEYVKSLKNDSLLDLMNYEKVKEGDTFFINTGKIHAIGAGVLLAEIQQTSDVTYRVFDFNRKDKNGNLRELHTDMALDAIDYEKKDDFKVDYSRSSDIVNEMVDCPYFKTNFLDLTTTMHKDVTERDSFTIYMCVGGEAEIKNDWGTVSMVNGETILVAAASTSIDITTSGAKLLEVTI, encoded by the coding sequence ATGATGCTATACCCATTAAAATTTAAGCCTATTCTCAAAGAACGACTTTGGGGCGGCACAAAACTCAAAAATGTCCTGAATAAACCAAGTGAAAGCGAGATAACCGGTGAAAGTTGGGAGCTTTCTGGAGTTGACGGGGATATTTCTGAGGTTGCTAATGGTGATTTAAAAGGAACACCGTTAAAAAGGTTGATTGAACAAAACGGAAAAGATTTATTGGGTAAGCCTGTCGTAAGTCGCTTTGGTAACAATTTTCCCATTCTCATAAAGTTTATCGATGCCAAACAAGACTTGTCCATTCAGTTACACCCAAATGATGAGTTGGCAAAAGAACGTCACAATTCTTTTGGGAAAACAGAAATGTGGTATGTTATGGATGCTGATCCAGGCTCCCAGCTTATTGTAGGGTTTAATAGAAATGTAGAAAAGGATGAGTATGTAAAAAGCCTTAAGAACGATTCCTTGCTAGATTTAATGAATTATGAGAAAGTAAAAGAGGGAGACACTTTTTTTATAAATACGGGTAAGATACATGCGATTGGTGCCGGTGTTTTATTGGCAGAAATTCAACAGACCTCTGATGTAACCTATAGGGTCTTCGATTTTAATCGCAAGGATAAGAACGGTAACTTAAGGGAATTGCATACCGATATGGCTCTAGACGCCATTGACTACGAAAAGAAAGATGACTTTAAGGTCGATTATTCAAGGTCCTCTGATATTGTGAACGAAATGGTTGATTGTCCTTATTTCAAGACTAATTTTTTAGATTTGACAACAACGATGCATAAAGATGTAACGGAAAGGGATTCTTTTACGATTTACATGTGCGTTGGAGGAGAAGCTGAAATCAAAAATGATTGGGGAACCGTATCCATGGTCAATGGAGAAACTATTTTAGTTGCAGCTGCTAGCACATCAATTGATATAACCACCTCAGGAGCTAAACTTTTAGAAGTTACCATTTAA
- a CDS encoding 6-carboxytetrahydropterin synthase has translation MRVKVSRKANFNAAHRLYRPDWSFEKNDTVFGKCNNPNYHGHNYDLIVSITGEIDPETGYVMDLKVLKDLIKHEVEDALDHKNLNLDVPEFENLNPTAENIAVVIWNKLRKHIAKTKDLEVILYETPRNFVTYSG, from the coding sequence ATGAGAGTGAAAGTTAGTAGAAAAGCAAATTTTAATGCTGCACACCGTTTGTACAGACCTGATTGGAGTTTTGAAAAAAACGATACTGTTTTTGGAAAGTGTAACAATCCAAACTATCATGGGCACAATTATGACCTTATTGTGAGCATAACAGGTGAGATTGACCCAGAAACAGGGTATGTAATGGATCTAAAAGTTTTAAAGGATTTGATAAAACATGAAGTTGAAGATGCCTTAGACCATAAGAACCTTAATTTGGATGTTCCTGAATTTGAGAACTTAAACCCAACAGCAGAAAATATTGCAGTGGTCATTTGGAATAAACTTAGAAAACATATAGCAAAAACTAAGGATTTAGAAGTTATACTTTACGAAACACCTCGTAACTTTGTAACTTATTCTGGTTAA
- the idi gene encoding isopentenyl-diphosphate Delta-isomerase, translating to MKEENVILVNEADEPIGLMPKMEAHEKAVLHRAFSVFVMNGKGETMLQQRAKDKYHSPLLWTNTCCSHQRDGESNVEAGKRRLQEEMGFITELKELFSFIYKAPFDNGLTEHELDHVMIGFYEETPVLNPNEVADWKWMLPKDIKADISKNPENYTAWFKIIFERFYNHLTDNTPEK from the coding sequence ATGAAAGAAGAAAATGTGATATTGGTCAATGAGGCAGATGAGCCTATTGGTTTAATGCCTAAAATGGAAGCCCATGAAAAAGCGGTCCTGCACAGGGCCTTCTCGGTTTTTGTTATGAACGGCAAAGGTGAAACCATGCTGCAACAGCGTGCAAAAGACAAGTACCATTCCCCTTTATTATGGACAAATACGTGCTGTAGCCATCAAAGAGATGGTGAGAGCAACGTTGAGGCCGGAAAAAGACGTCTACAAGAAGAAATGGGCTTTATAACAGAATTAAAGGAATTGTTTTCCTTTATCTACAAAGCTCCTTTTGACAATGGCCTAACGGAACACGAGTTAGACCATGTGATGATAGGATTCTACGAAGAGACTCCAGTTCTTAATCCTAATGAAGTAGCGGATTGGAAATGGATGTTGCCAAAAGACATCAAAGCTGATATTTCGAAAAATCCGGAAAACTATACGGCTTGGTTCAAGATAATTTTTGAACGTTTCTACAATCACTTAACAGATAATACCCCTGAGAAATGA
- a CDS encoding type IX secretion system membrane protein PorP/SprF, producing MITVDNMIVQKKVQILVLVCILMGAGLKLSAQQDAQYTQYMYNTVSVNPAYAGSRGHLSIAALYRNQWLGLDGAPETQTLNLHTPLGYRGVGLGVSVVNDKIGPTSETYFDVDFSYTIYTSVEGRLSFGLKASAHMLDIRFSELDEFELDPQLTSQQDIQNKFSPNIGAGVYYHTDRFYTGLSAPRILETTHFDEASVSTASEQVNLYFITGYVWDLNPFLKFKPTLLTKMVQGAPLQVDLSANFMFNEKFIGGVAYRWDAAFSGLFGFKVSDEFFIGLAYDREITDLGGTRFNDGSVEVILRYDFIKSLGNLKSPRFF from the coding sequence ATGATTACTGTGGATAACATGATAGTACAGAAAAAAGTTCAAATACTGGTTTTAGTCTGCATACTAATGGGTGCCGGACTAAAGCTCAGTGCACAACAAGATGCCCAATATACCCAATACATGTACAATACGGTCAGTGTTAATCCTGCTTATGCCGGTTCACGGGGACATTTGAGTATTGCGGCATTGTACAGAAACCAATGGCTAGGATTGGACGGAGCTCCAGAAACGCAAACCCTTAACCTACATACTCCACTGGGGTATAGAGGGGTTGGTTTGGGTGTTTCTGTGGTCAACGATAAAATAGGGCCAACTTCAGAAACGTATTTTGATGTTGATTTTTCATATACGATTTACACTTCGGTGGAGGGAAGACTAAGTTTTGGGTTAAAGGCAAGTGCCCATATGTTGGATATACGTTTTTCGGAGCTCGATGAGTTTGAGCTTGATCCGCAGTTAACATCTCAACAAGATATTCAAAATAAGTTTTCTCCCAATATTGGAGCAGGGGTATATTATCATACAGACCGTTTTTACACAGGACTTTCTGCGCCAAGGATATTGGAAACAACACATTTTGACGAAGCTTCGGTTTCTACGGCATCTGAGCAAGTGAACCTTTATTTTATCACTGGATATGTTTGGGACCTAAATCCTTTTTTGAAATTTAAACCGACACTTTTGACCAAAATGGTACAGGGTGCTCCTTTACAGGTAGATTTATCCGCCAATTTCATGTTCAATGAAAAATTTATAGGTGGTGTGGCGTATCGTTGGGATGCAGCATTTAGTGGTCTCTTTGGTTTTAAGGTTTCGGATGAATTCTTTATTGGGCTTGCTTATGATCGCGAAATCACTGATTTGGGAGGCACAAGATTCAATGATGGCTCAGTAGAAGTTATCCTTAGATATGATTTTATAAAAAGCTTAGGGAATTTAAAATCTCCACGTTTCTTTTAA